From the Oryza glaberrima chromosome 5, OglaRS2, whole genome shotgun sequence genome, one window contains:
- the LOC127773059 gene encoding putative glycine-rich cell wall structural protein 1, with protein MYAGGEKRTNGGLDGEGAGGEGGGALRRRRQPPTSGSAASSSYPSTSGSAGSSSSGRRVVEEEEQGGGGGGGRKQGRRRKAVARAIRERLPAAVACWGNGAVVEGIGGRSGRRSRRERPGDDGGGEDNAGAAARAPAAAWCCVCPDEECRLEANPSANGKEDPGLRALLENNDFFSDDCNPHAAAAFHESGDRSD; from the coding sequence ATGTATGCGGGAGGGGAGAAGAGAACCAATGGGGGATTGGATGGTGAGGGAgcgggaggggaaggaggaggggcgCTTCGCCGGCGGAGGCAGCCGCCCACCTCCGGCTCGGCCGCGTCGTCCTCCTACCCGTCCACCTCCGGCTCGGCCGGGTCGTCTTCCTCCGGTAGgagggtggtggaggaggaggagcaagggggaggcggcggcggcggaaggaaaCAAGGGAGGCGCAGGAAGGCGGTCGCGAGGGCGATCCGGGAGAGGCTGCCCGCGGCGGTGGCCTGCTGGGGAAACGGCGCGGTGGTTGAGGGGATCGGGGgcaggagcgggaggaggagccggagggAGAGACcgggcgatgacggcggcggcgaggacaacgcgggcgccgccgcgagggctcccgcggcggcgtggtgctGCGTGTGCCCCGACGAGGAGTGCCGGCTGGAGGCGAACCCGAGCGCCAACGGCAAGGAGGACCCGGGCCTCCGCGCCCTCCTCGAGAACAACGACTTCTTCTCCGACGACTGCaacccgcacgccgccgccgccttccacgaGTCCGGCGACCGCTCCGATTAG